In a single window of the Pseudomonadota bacterium genome:
- the pbpC gene encoding penicillin-binding protein 1C, producing MKQALWISSALLFALMGLYIFCPEPELKEFQNYSRAYFDRNSTLLRITLARDQRYRLHIPLEEISPLLREATVLYEDQRFFQHHGVDLPALFRAGWQTYISGQQRIGASTITMQVARLRWGLNSRTIPGKLRQILRALQLTRHYSKSEILEAYLNLASYGRNIEGVEAASLIYFNKQARDLSLPEALTLSVIPQNPNRRNPTADTGISELLVARNNLFTRWLEKHPEDEEKRVFLEIPLVVRPPEKLPFFAPHFVNDLESQLPLLRHGTITTTIDLTKQLAMEKIVASYVDRRKTEGIRNGVALLLNYRTMEIEAAVGSADFYDPEINGQVIGTRARRSPGSALKPFVYALALNQGLIHPLTMLKDAPKRFGGFTPENFDQRFMGPVFARDALISSRNVPAVHLQAQLENPGFYDFLAQAEITLPEDENYYGLALSLGGAEVSMEEMARLYAILPNGGELRQIKKIRTDALPETGRRMLSPEACFLILDILKDNPPPEAAGNENLVGQVERRNEVAWKTGTSFAFRDAWAVGVSGSYVLAVWVGDFAGQGNASFVGRRGAGPLLFELFTALIENSGWRITEAVNPDFLNLTRISVCASTGDLPGRYCPGTRESWFIPGISPIKLSNIHRAVPIDKKSGLRACLADPETTEMKSFEFWPSDLQHIFNMAGISIKTPPPYEEECSLNEKSSSGRTPVIISPQSSLIYALQSDRLKEQTIPFSAVVDGDVNTVYWFVNDGFVGKAERGEPLLWQGVSGAFAVRVVDDHGRAAERKMTVEMVR from the coding sequence ATGAAACAGGCGCTCTGGATTTCATCAGCGCTGCTCTTCGCGCTGATGGGGCTTTACATCTTTTGCCCGGAGCCGGAACTGAAAGAATTCCAGAACTACTCCCGGGCCTATTTCGATCGGAACAGCACCCTGCTCCGCATCACCCTGGCCCGGGACCAGCGCTACCGGCTCCATATCCCCCTGGAGGAGATTTCTCCCCTGCTCCGGGAGGCAACGGTCCTGTATGAAGATCAGCGCTTCTTTCAGCATCATGGCGTTGATCTGCCCGCCCTGTTTCGGGCCGGATGGCAGACATACATCAGCGGGCAGCAGCGGATCGGAGCGTCTACAATCACCATGCAGGTCGCCCGTCTGCGCTGGGGCCTCAACAGCAGAACCATCCCGGGGAAACTGCGCCAGATACTCCGCGCCCTGCAACTGACCCGTCATTATTCCAAGAGCGAAATCCTCGAAGCCTATCTCAACCTGGCATCCTACGGACGCAATATCGAAGGGGTTGAAGCGGCAAGTCTCATTTACTTCAATAAACAGGCAAGAGACCTTTCGCTCCCCGAGGCGCTGACTTTAAGCGTGATTCCCCAGAATCCCAACCGGCGAAACCCCACCGCCGACACCGGAATCTCCGAGCTGCTCGTTGCCAGGAACAACCTCTTTACCCGTTGGCTCGAAAAACATCCGGAAGACGAGGAGAAGAGGGTCTTCCTGGAAATTCCTCTCGTTGTGAGACCCCCCGAGAAACTCCCCTTTTTCGCGCCACATTTCGTGAACGACCTGGAGAGTCAATTGCCGTTGCTGCGCCATGGAACGATCACCACGACCATTGATCTCACCAAACAGCTTGCAATGGAAAAGATCGTCGCCTCGTATGTCGACAGACGCAAAACCGAAGGGATCAGAAACGGAGTCGCCTTGCTGCTCAATTACCGGACGATGGAGATTGAAGCCGCCGTGGGTTCCGCTGATTTTTACGATCCGGAAATCAATGGCCAGGTCATCGGGACCAGGGCCAGACGCTCACCCGGATCCGCCTTGAAACCATTTGTCTACGCCCTGGCCCTGAACCAGGGACTGATTCATCCCCTGACCATGCTCAAGGATGCACCGAAAAGATTCGGCGGCTTCACTCCGGAAAATTTTGACCAGCGTTTCATGGGGCCGGTGTTCGCAAGGGACGCGCTGATCAGCAGCAGGAACGTACCGGCAGTCCATCTCCAGGCGCAGCTTGAGAACCCCGGGTTTTACGACTTCCTGGCCCAGGCCGAAATAACGCTTCCCGAGGATGAGAATTATTACGGCCTGGCCCTCTCGCTCGGCGGGGCCGAGGTGAGTATGGAAGAAATGGCGAGATTGTACGCGATACTCCCCAATGGCGGGGAGCTGCGGCAAATAAAAAAAATCAGGACCGATGCCCTCCCGGAAACCGGGCGTCGAATGTTGAGTCCGGAAGCATGTTTCCTGATTCTCGACATCTTGAAAGACAATCCTCCGCCGGAGGCCGCCGGCAACGAAAATCTTGTCGGCCAGGTGGAGAGGAGAAACGAAGTCGCCTGGAAAACCGGGACCTCTTTTGCGTTCAGGGACGCCTGGGCGGTCGGTGTCTCCGGGTCGTATGTGCTGGCGGTCTGGGTCGGCGATTTTGCCGGGCAGGGCAATGCCTCCTTTGTCGGGCGACGCGGCGCCGGCCCGTTATTGTTCGAACTGTTCACCGCCTTGATCGAGAACTCCGGCTGGCGGATCACCGAGGCCGTGAACCCTGATTTCTTAAACCTCACCAGAATATCGGTCTGCGCGAGCACCGGGGATCTGCCCGGCCGATATTGCCCGGGCACCAGAGAATCCTGGTTCATCCCGGGAATCTCGCCGATCAAGCTGTCAAATATTCATCGGGCGGTCCCAATCGATAAAAAATCCGGTCTGCGCGCCTGCCTTGCCGATCCGGAGACGACAGAAATGAAATCCTTCGAGTTCTGGCCTTCCGATCTCCAGCATATCTTCAATATGGCCGGGATCTCAATCAAAACGCCACCTCCCTATGAGGAAGAATGCAGCCTGAACGAAAAAAGCTCCTCCGGGAGAACTCCGGTGATCATCTCGCCGCAGAGTTCCCTCATCTATGCCCTGCAAAGCGACAGGTTGAAAGAGCAAACCATTCCCTTTTCCGCCGTGGTTGATGGTGATGTCAACACGGTGTACTGGTTTGTGAATGATGGTTTTGTGGGTAAAGCTGAAAGAGGAGAACCCCTTTTATGGCAAGGGGTGAGCGGCGCCTTTGCCGTAAGGGTTGTTGACGATCATGGCCGGGCTGCCGAAAGAAAAATGACCGTTGAGATGGTACGCTGA